One Ananas comosus cultivar F153 linkage group 1, ASM154086v1, whole genome shotgun sequence DNA window includes the following coding sequences:
- the LOC109725199 gene encoding formin-like protein 6, giving the protein MMIHNFGIIFCVISEEMQAVSKGPEKVEQELTASENDGRVSETFRKTLKTFLNVAEAEVRALTSLYSNVGRNADALALYFGEGPARCPFEQDYWCCFKTTLKNKKGYVAPSPPPTRRDGCSSLLLLCLTRH; this is encoded by the exons ATGATGATTCACAACTTTGGCATCATCTTTTGTGTTATTTCAG AGGAAATGCAAGCAGTAAGCAAAGGACCGGAGAAAGTTGAACAAGAATTAACTGCATCTGAGAACGATGGTCGTGTGTCCGAGACTTTCCGCAAG ACACTGAAGACTTTTCTTAATGTTGCTGAAGCTGAAGTTAGGGCTTTAACTTCGTTGTATTCTAACGTG GGGAGGAATGCTGATGCTTTAGCTCTTTATTTTGGAGAAGGTCCTGCCCGCTGTCCATTCGAGCAAG ATTACTGGTGTTGCTTTAAAACAACTCTGAAGAATAAGAAAGGTTATGTTGCACCGAGCCCACCACCTACCCGTCGCGACGGCTGCTCCtcactcctcctcctctgcctgACCCGCCACTAG